A section of the Bacillota bacterium genome encodes:
- a CDS encoding 4Fe-4S dicluster domain-containing protein: MLACTLLDTEFKNEVASRPGGEKVKNCYLCGTCTAGCPVSSLYSEYNPRRFMRMILLGMKEEVLSSPEIWQCSQCHICVAHCPQDVRFADIVRVLRQMAVEEGYAPESMLKEIENIDIELRKQRISKVKELTIKVNAQKELNDQGDL; this comes from the coding sequence ATGCTGGCATGTACATTGCTTGATACTGAATTTAAAAATGAGGTGGCATCAAGGCCTGGTGGAGAGAAGGTAAAAAATTGTTATTTATGTGGTACCTGTACAGCGGGTTGCCCGGTAAGCAGTTTATATAGTGAATATAATCCCAGGCGTTTTATGAGAATGATTTTGCTGGGAATGAAGGAGGAAGTCCTCTCTTCCCCTGAAATATGGCAATGCAGCCAATGCCATATTTGCGTCGCCCATTGTCCCCAGGACGTGAGATTTGCAGATATAGTAAGAGTTTTAAGACAAATGGCGGTCGAAGAAGGTTATGCCCCGGAAAGCATGTTAAAGGAAATTGAGAACATAGATATAGAGTTAAGAAAGCAACGGATATCGAAGGTTAAGGAATTAACAATAAAGGTTAATGCTCAGAAAGAATTAAATGATCAGGGAGACTTGTAA
- a CDS encoding methylenetetrahydrofolate reductase — protein MKSNLQKVLKAGHFSVTAEIGPPMSADADFVRKKARDMAGLVDAANVTDNQTAMVRMSSIAAAYLIQQEGLEAVVQMTCRDRNRIAIQSDLLGAYALGLRNVLCLSGDHQSFGNHPQSKNVYDIDSIQLVNALRMMKEEKVFMCGRSTKTPAEFFIGATANPFADPEELQFIRLHKKIAAGAQFIQTQAIYDVEKFAGWMERVRKAGLHNKAYILAGILVNKSLKSIEMTKKVAGMDVPDIFVERMAKAVSQEEEGVRIALDLINEIRKIEGVKGIHIMAVGWENIVPVIVEKAGFLPRPAL, from the coding sequence ATGAAGAGCAATTTGCAGAAAGTATTGAAGGCAGGCCATTTTTCCGTAACTGCTGAAATAGGCCCTCCAATGAGTGCAGATGCGGATTTTGTACGCAAGAAAGCCCGGGATATGGCAGGGCTGGTTGATGCGGCAAATGTCACCGATAACCAGACAGCCATGGTTAGAATGTCCAGTATTGCGGCGGCCTATTTGATACAGCAGGAAGGATTAGAAGCTGTAGTCCAAATGACATGCCGTGACAGGAACAGGATTGCAATCCAGAGTGACCTTTTGGGCGCATATGCTCTTGGACTTAGGAATGTTTTATGTCTCTCGGGGGACCACCAGTCTTTCGGTAATCATCCCCAATCAAAAAATGTCTATGACATTGACTCAATTCAACTGGTAAATGCTTTAAGAATGATGAAGGAAGAAAAGGTTTTTATGTGCGGAAGGAGCACTAAAACACCGGCTGAGTTTTTTATAGGTGCAACCGCCAATCCTTTTGCGGATCCTGAAGAACTCCAGTTTATAAGGCTGCATAAAAAAATTGCAGCAGGGGCACAGTTCATTCAAACCCAGGCTATATACGATGTAGAGAAGTTTGCCGGGTGGATGGAAAGAGTAAGGAAAGCAGGCCTCCATAATAAAGCTTATATTTTGGCAGGTATCCTGGTTAATAAATCATTAAAATCAATTGAGATGACAAAAAAGGTTGCCGGAATGGATGTGCCTGACATTTTTGTTGAAAGGATGGCAAAAGCAGTATCCCAGGAGGAAGAGGGAGTAAGGATTGCCCTGGATTTAATTAATGAAATAAGGAAGATAGAAGGGGTAAAGGGTATCCACATTATGGCGGTAGGCTGGGAAAACATAGTGCCTGTAATTGTAGAAAAGGCAGGTTTCCTGCCAAGACCTGCATTGTAA
- a CDS encoding methylenetetrahydrofolate reductase C-terminal domain-containing protein, which translates to MIVAEQKPIEEIIRYLEGFNKIAIAACGTCVTVCMAGGEKEALKLASVLKVKSMEQNKHIEIKVVTPKRQCDSEFLEDIAFQLEDCEAILSLGCGAGVQFMVEKFKNKPVLPGVNTKFMGVTRDVGVWTEMCQGCGDCILEKTGGICPVTRCSKSNFNGPCGGSSRGKCEINPDIDCGWQLIYDRLKVLGKLDNLYEIIPPKDWRSSRDGGPRKVEKKEVML; encoded by the coding sequence TTGATAGTTGCCGAACAAAAACCTATAGAAGAAATAATAAGGTACCTGGAAGGTTTTAATAAAATTGCCATTGCTGCTTGTGGCACATGTGTTACGGTGTGCATGGCAGGAGGGGAAAAGGAGGCCTTGAAGTTGGCTTCTGTGCTGAAAGTTAAAAGTATGGAGCAAAATAAGCACATTGAAATAAAAGTGGTAACACCTAAAAGGCAATGTGATAGTGAATTTCTTGAAGATATTGCTTTTCAACTGGAAGATTGCGAAGCAATCCTATCTTTAGGTTGTGGAGCTGGGGTACAGTTTATGGTGGAAAAATTTAAGAATAAGCCTGTACTTCCAGGTGTCAATACCAAGTTTATGGGAGTTACAAGAGATGTAGGAGTTTGGACTGAGATGTGTCAGGGTTGTGGCGATTGTATACTGGAAAAGACAGGTGGTATTTGCCCTGTGACGAGATGCTCAAAGAGCAATTTTAATGGGCCTTGTGGAGGTTCATCAAGAGGAAAATGCGAAATCAATCCTGACATTGACTGTGGATGGCAATTGATATATGACAGGCTTAAAGTCCTTGGAAAACTGGATAATTTATATGAGATAATTCCTCCTAAAGATTGGAGAAGCAGCAGGGATGGGGGTCCCAGGAAAGTGGAGAAAAAGGAGGTTATGCTTTGA
- a CDS encoding hydrogenase iron-sulfur subunit, translated as MGVVIIGKNRINELLSERLNREGLSPVILEDINDIKRAEGEVGNFTIITGGKTGNTINATHIVITEESVFAAFPEELPEESGTEYLPVLTLDQLEGRDDINNISYISSVSNKNAPIVFLLDYPEESEAYNTHAVLIKAIEFAKKKRKVFCLLKFIRTAGPAEGSLERLYLDARSLGVTFVKYDNISINYDIEKNLFYIKAIHEIGSITIETSLLVWVGSLIPGEGLKNIYKMLRLKLNEEGFANGRNSFLYPTLTSRKGVYLINTKSLPGGDGELEDCINFTISSIKEDLSFLQTAKEKDVDIKKREHNLTQYSIYYAQVDSEKCAFCYTCYRACPHQAMYPDYENSVMKSLKNACCGCGICESVCPANAISIVEDNSLDVLDTAKKSDYPDNFNGCVIRKSLKIICCENSGEIAVKKILDRMEKLQEKIEIVPVSCGGKIATEMLLDSLKDFEKVLVMTCMDKACKHFEGNKRSKLHVDRARKLLRDLGLDENRIDYIQVSHAMPYVAEEHIRLLIDDRTKSTVT; from the coding sequence ATGGGTGTTGTAATTATCGGTAAAAACAGAATTAATGAATTGCTATCTGAAAGATTGAATAGAGAAGGCCTAAGTCCAGTAATTCTTGAAGACATTAATGATATAAAGAGGGCTGAAGGGGAAGTAGGGAATTTCACCATAATAACAGGAGGGAAAACAGGAAACACTATTAACGCTACTCATATTGTTATTACAGAGGAATCGGTTTTTGCAGCTTTCCCTGAAGAGTTGCCGGAAGAGTCCGGTACAGAGTATTTGCCTGTATTAACTCTGGACCAATTGGAAGGCCGGGATGACATAAATAATATAAGTTATATAAGCAGTGTAAGTAACAAAAACGCCCCAATTGTTTTTCTTTTGGATTACCCTGAAGAATCCGAGGCATACAACACTCATGCCGTATTGATCAAGGCCATTGAGTTTGCAAAGAAAAAAAGAAAGGTGTTTTGTCTGCTTAAGTTTATTAGGACAGCAGGCCCGGCAGAAGGCAGCCTTGAAAGGCTTTACTTGGATGCGAGAAGTTTAGGCGTCACATTTGTTAAATATGATAATATTTCCATAAACTATGATATTGAAAAAAATCTTTTTTATATAAAAGCAATCCATGAAATAGGGAGTATTACTATTGAAACAAGTTTACTGGTGTGGGTGGGGTCTTTGATCCCCGGAGAAGGATTGAAAAATATATATAAAATGTTAAGGTTAAAACTAAACGAAGAGGGTTTTGCAAACGGAAGAAACAGTTTTCTGTATCCTACCTTGACAAGCCGCAAGGGCGTATATTTAATAAACACAAAATCCTTACCCGGAGGAGACGGAGAATTGGAAGATTGTATTAATTTTACAATATCATCAATTAAAGAAGATTTATCGTTTTTACAAACAGCCAAAGAAAAAGATGTAGACATAAAGAAAAGAGAACATAATCTTACGCAATATAGCATTTATTATGCACAGGTAGACAGTGAAAAATGTGCTTTCTGCTATACCTGTTACAGGGCATGCCCCCACCAGGCAATGTATCCTGATTATGAAAACTCGGTAATGAAGAGTTTAAAGAATGCATGTTGCGGATGCGGAATTTGTGAGTCGGTTTGCCCTGCTAATGCCATAAGCATTGTAGAGGATAATAGTTTAGATGTTTTAGATACCGCAAAAAAATCAGACTATCCGGATAATTTCAACGGTTGTGTAATACGGAAGTCTTTAAAAATAATTTGCTGCGAAAATTCAGGAGAAATAGCTGTCAAAAAAATATTGGATCGCATGGAAAAACTCCAAGAGAAAATAGAAATTGTACCTGTTTCCTGTGGAGGGAAAATAGCTACTGAGATGCTTCTCGATTCACTTAAAGACTTTGAAAAAGTGCTGGTTATGACCTGTATGGATAAGGCCTGTAAACATTTTGAGGGTAACAAAAGGTCGAAACTTCACGTAGATAGGGCAAGGAAACTTTTAAGGGATTTAGGACTTGATGAAAACAGGATAGATTATATACAAGTTTCCCATGCCATGCCTTATGTTGCAGAAGAGCATATAAGATTGTTAATTGATGACAGGACAAAGAGTACGGTAACATAG
- a CDS encoding CoB--CoM heterodisulfide reductase iron-sulfur subunit A family protein, whose translation MARIVVIGGGLAGCLIANEVASRGMEVTIIEKSDDIGGKVKNYGCKATDTCNNCGLCLVKNLWDNIKNNEKIEILTHSRLIDIDGKKGDYKVIVKVKDNTRILERTDKIVVAIGFDNFSSISWSNLEFNSNSNIISGYQLEKIISHRGKKELFSGLLSGKPESIAFIQCFGSRDIKEKAMYCSRVCCGYSTRAAKVIRQYYPEAEITFFYMDLQWVEGRGYFESLKNEKIEFIGCRPIKIKSGIPGITPAKIVYEDPKLSKLIEREYDIIILSEGIHPAEDAGHIAEICGLEQDENGFLRYVVRPETTGIYIAGCAGGPKRIEEVYAQSLAVAKELAFRGEKLEVRGERVEVRS comes from the coding sequence ATGGCCCGAATAGTAGTAATAGGTGGAGGACTTGCAGGATGCTTGATAGCAAATGAAGTTGCGAGCAGGGGTATGGAAGTTACTATTATTGAAAAGTCCGATGATATAGGTGGTAAAGTTAAAAACTATGGTTGTAAAGCAACAGATACGTGTAATAATTGTGGACTGTGCCTTGTAAAGAATTTATGGGATAATATAAAGAATAATGAAAAAATAGAAATATTAACACACTCACGATTGATTGATATAGATGGTAAAAAGGGAGACTATAAAGTAATTGTCAAAGTAAAAGACAATACCAGAATTCTTGAGAGAACGGATAAAATTGTTGTTGCAATAGGTTTCGACAATTTTTCTTCAATATCTTGGTCAAATCTTGAGTTTAATTCCAACAGTAATATAATCAGTGGATATCAACTTGAGAAAATTATTTCACATAGAGGTAAAAAAGAATTATTTAGTGGATTATTGTCAGGAAAACCGGAAAGTATCGCCTTTATTCAATGTTTTGGTTCAAGAGATATAAAGGAAAAAGCCATGTACTGTTCACGTGTTTGCTGTGGATATTCGACCAGGGCAGCTAAAGTAATAAGACAGTATTACCCTGAAGCGGAAATAACTTTCTTTTACATGGATCTGCAGTGGGTTGAGGGGAGAGGCTATTTTGAATCACTGAAAAATGAAAAAATTGAGTTTATAGGGTGCAGGCCGATAAAGATAAAAAGTGGTATACCGGGCATTACACCTGCAAAAATAGTTTATGAAGATCCAAAACTTTCTAAACTGATTGAGAGAGAATATGATATTATTATTCTTTCTGAAGGAATACATCCCGCAGAGGATGCCGGGCATATTGCAGAGATATGTGGGCTGGAACAGGACGAAAACGGATTTCTCAGATATGTTGTGAGGCCTGAAACCACGGGAATATATATTGCAGGCTGTGCAGGCGGTCCGAAAAGAATAGAAGAGGTTTATGCCCAATCACTGGCAGTTGCAAAAGAGTTGGCTTTTAGAGGCGAGAAGTTAGAGGTGAGAGGTGAGAGGGTAGAGGTGAGGAGTTAG
- a CDS encoding chromosome partitioning protein ParA, which produces MPKVNRFRVVNFKYDDDKKYIANELFEFDGKNTLLNLENGGGKTLILQLALQVLKPNSQLGSRRFADYFKLDSGTTHIMTEWILDGLTAGTEYLLTGVCFAKGSEDLRYFTYIHSYTAPNKYDIKNMPVVDSSKQVIGFSEFYKLLRELSSSSAYRINVYSRDRLKDYRQKLETYNLFEEEFEAIRIINQTEGGIEKFFESARKSRHVVEKLIIPAMPPMEGDEEGILAKTFKKHLENIKNIPIYQHRIKVYDSFLEKFKELLIKVDNYTKKVEENFSCYRNLCVLENLLTMVIKRLKSDIERIEEEILKIKSQIEEAKYRKDSLEYRKEIKQIHLIEEDLEEIRNCLRTKDSKAQDFENKIRYLYSANYYIDLIEQRKQLIEKKTMLQTIIKERSELEEEYQNCLLYLKGLLEEKGNNLDETYKNLLVKKETLENEVLQINNNIAKTNTERDRIKAEIAVLESEIKKVQKEIKQITQYFLSKDAAIMFEPEEFLKKMKEREEILLGEKNQALEERTKLQNALEDNKIRESNIREHLARLEEKKKNFENSIESYNNKLADLKRQALVYEVEGNIYEDSFREKLKNKRNTTSNSLTREINRYHDIKKKKLLLEDCDYYIPDYEIKKVYDFLVENDVNCLPGTLWLKYHPEEKRKKLISLNPLVQYSIVVEQSEMDRVKTLSGKILELVEEYPVVLIVNSSKGIKMESESTETKQVEGIDPIGLLDIYVVRTKNSELAVNEKVFDEYVISIDDNLQATELNISKYKEDEERINKLIVRIEEFITQYPQSYIKELSESLEQLNKDINSHNEKLIKLAAQNNRIEIDLKLVNENIEQKDKEIEENKSYIERLTRYIELNLLDKEHKMNMEELRGQEKLIENKKLELENKMEKLKEDISVIKEQIKMNEENRKKNRIRLSEVKTFLRIDKMSIKVEGTADEIEARIKGLERKISGEQVQLIKESISMIEKNIDSCINNIHRNGFDERDLETTATERISYDEIQENEKQLKQLREEIGVLKTKESKLVSERDKLTGSTQHMAKSIFSMYRKPPCEFDDISVIDIEVYNEQINDFERKCKKNEAKLAALKVRKGKIEETLISLSAIIDASAMGEEGRQKVDFNEYGNLEDGTSIWDIMKMSVEEIAVLKNREYRKYNASVEKLNTARNVVMENYEQLYSDREWEDNEVIKRILSNIMSENIFNYEYIKEIYEGISLTVENMKRATELQLAECLKNKDEIVERSYRRAESVYDELKMVDGFSKIRIGNVNVKTVEIQMPTLNPETGKAAMSQYIDNCISEIEKMKENRTYDPAKIDEEIARMMSPVRLFDAVVNLNEIVIKVYKPESNIELSRHIPWETVINWSGGEKLAGFFAMFISIISYLRYKKTNWHGSSKVIWIDNPFGQANAGHLLNYIFELAKATKTQMICLTGLQEVNIYAQFDVVYSLVHRMLVSNTSVIRSSLVKSDQSIETAFYKVEHQQMRFI; this is translated from the coding sequence ATGCCAAAGGTTAATCGATTTAGGGTAGTGAATTTTAAATATGATGATGACAAAAAGTATATTGCGAATGAATTGTTTGAGTTTGATGGTAAGAATACCCTACTAAACTTAGAAAATGGCGGCGGAAAAACATTAATACTTCAGCTTGCCCTCCAGGTTTTAAAACCGAATAGCCAGCTTGGAAGCCGCCGGTTTGCCGATTACTTTAAACTGGATTCGGGTACTACACATATAATGACAGAATGGATTTTAGATGGACTTACAGCAGGCACCGAGTACCTTTTGACTGGAGTATGCTTTGCAAAAGGTAGTGAGGACTTGAGATATTTTACCTATATTCATTCTTATACTGCACCTAATAAGTATGATATAAAAAACATGCCAGTGGTGGATAGTAGTAAGCAAGTGATAGGTTTTTCAGAGTTCTACAAGTTATTACGCGAGCTTTCATCTTCTTCAGCATACAGAATAAATGTTTATTCAAGGGACAGGCTTAAGGATTACCGACAGAAACTGGAAACCTATAATCTTTTTGAAGAAGAGTTTGAAGCCATAAGAATAATTAACCAAACAGAAGGTGGTATCGAAAAGTTTTTTGAAAGTGCGCGTAAATCAAGGCATGTAGTTGAGAAGCTAATAATACCGGCTATGCCTCCTATGGAGGGGGATGAAGAAGGTATACTGGCAAAAACTTTTAAAAAACACTTAGAAAATATAAAAAATATACCCATTTATCAGCATAGAATAAAGGTTTACGATAGTTTTCTCGAAAAATTCAAAGAACTGCTTATTAAAGTTGACAATTATACAAAAAAGGTAGAAGAGAATTTTTCATGCTATCGTAATCTTTGTGTTCTTGAAAATCTGCTTACTATGGTGATAAAGAGACTTAAAAGTGATATTGAAAGAATAGAAGAAGAAATTCTTAAGATAAAATCCCAAATTGAGGAGGCTAAATACAGAAAAGATAGTCTTGAGTATCGCAAAGAAATTAAACAGATACATTTAATTGAGGAAGATTTAGAAGAAATAAGGAATTGTCTTAGAACGAAAGATAGCAAAGCACAGGATTTTGAAAACAAAATCAGGTACCTTTATTCAGCAAACTACTATATTGATCTTATTGAGCAAAGGAAACAACTTATTGAGAAAAAAACCATGCTTCAAACCATTATAAAGGAGAGGAGTGAACTGGAAGAGGAATACCAGAATTGTCTTCTTTATCTGAAGGGTTTGTTAGAAGAAAAAGGAAACAATCTTGATGAAACCTATAAAAATTTATTAGTTAAAAAAGAAACCTTAGAAAATGAAGTTTTACAAATAAATAATAACATTGCAAAAACCAATACCGAAAGAGATAGAATTAAAGCGGAAATAGCGGTGCTGGAATCCGAAATAAAAAAGGTACAAAAAGAAATAAAGCAGATTACACAGTATTTCTTGAGTAAAGACGCAGCTATTATGTTCGAGCCTGAAGAATTTTTAAAAAAGATGAAAGAACGAGAGGAAATCTTACTTGGGGAGAAAAATCAGGCGTTAGAAGAAAGAACTAAACTTCAAAATGCTTTGGAAGACAATAAAATAAGAGAGTCTAATATAAGGGAACACCTTGCAAGGCTTGAAGAAAAGAAGAAGAACTTTGAAAACAGCATTGAATCATATAATAATAAATTGGCTGATTTGAAGAGGCAGGCCCTGGTGTACGAAGTAGAAGGAAATATTTACGAAGATAGTTTCAGGGAAAAACTGAAAAATAAAAGAAATACCACATCAAATTCTCTAACCAGGGAGATTAACAGATACCATGATATAAAAAAGAAGAAGTTACTGCTGGAAGATTGTGATTATTATATACCTGATTATGAAATTAAGAAGGTATATGATTTTCTGGTGGAAAATGATGTAAATTGTTTGCCTGGAACATTGTGGCTTAAATATCATCCGGAAGAGAAAAGGAAGAAGCTTATTAGTTTAAATCCCCTGGTTCAGTATTCTATTGTGGTAGAACAAAGTGAAATGGATCGAGTAAAGACACTTTCCGGAAAAATTTTGGAATTGGTAGAGGAGTACCCTGTAGTCCTTATAGTAAACAGCAGCAAAGGGATAAAGATGGAGAGTGAGAGTACAGAAACTAAGCAGGTTGAAGGGATTGATCCCATAGGCCTGTTAGATATTTATGTAGTTCGCACAAAAAACAGTGAATTAGCAGTAAATGAAAAGGTTTTTGATGAATATGTGATAAGTATTGACGACAATCTTCAAGCAACAGAATTAAATATTTCTAAGTATAAAGAAGATGAAGAACGGATTAATAAATTAATTGTCAGGATAGAGGAATTTATAACACAGTATCCTCAATCATATATAAAAGAACTATCCGAGTCTCTTGAACAATTGAACAAGGATATTAATTCACATAATGAAAAACTTATAAAATTAGCAGCTCAAAATAATAGAATTGAAATTGACTTAAAGTTAGTTAATGAAAATATTGAGCAGAAAGATAAAGAGATAGAAGAAAACAAAAGTTATATAGAAAGGTTAACCAGATATATTGAATTAAATTTACTGGATAAAGAGCACAAGATGAATATGGAAGAATTAAGAGGGCAAGAGAAGCTAATTGAAAATAAGAAGCTTGAGCTGGAAAACAAAATGGAGAAGCTGAAAGAGGATATTTCTGTAATAAAAGAACAGATTAAGATGAATGAAGAAAACAGGAAGAAAAATCGCATAAGATTAAGTGAAGTAAAAACATTTTTGCGGATTGACAAAATGAGTATAAAAGTTGAAGGTACAGCCGATGAAATTGAAGCCAGAATTAAGGGTTTGGAAAGAAAAATTTCCGGAGAGCAGGTGCAATTAATAAAAGAAAGTATTAGCATGATAGAAAAAAACATAGACAGCTGTATTAATAATATTCATAGAAATGGTTTTGATGAAAGAGATCTGGAAACAACAGCAACCGAAAGAATATCTTATGATGAAATACAGGAGAATGAAAAACAGTTAAAACAGTTAAGAGAAGAAATTGGTGTTTTAAAGACAAAAGAAAGTAAGCTGGTTAGTGAAAGAGACAAATTAACAGGGAGTACTCAGCATATGGCAAAAAGTATATTCAGTATGTATAGAAAGCCTCCTTGTGAATTTGATGATATTAGTGTTATAGATATTGAAGTGTATAACGAGCAGATAAATGATTTTGAACGCAAATGTAAAAAAAATGAAGCAAAACTTGCTGCGCTGAAAGTAAGAAAGGGGAAAATTGAGGAAACTCTTATATCACTGAGTGCAATTATTGATGCAAGCGCTATGGGAGAGGAAGGAAGACAAAAAGTTGATTTTAATGAGTATGGCAATTTAGAAGATGGTACATCCATATGGGACATCATGAAAATGTCAGTCGAGGAGATTGCTGTTCTTAAGAATAGAGAATACAGAAAATATAATGCCAGTGTTGAAAAGTTAAATACTGCGAGAAATGTGGTAATGGAGAATTACGAACAGCTTTACAGCGATAGGGAATGGGAAGATAATGAAGTTATAAAGAGGATACTTTCCAATATTATGAGTGAAAACATATTTAATTATGAATATATAAAAGAAATATATGAAGGAATATCACTTACTGTTGAAAATATGAAAAGGGCCACTGAACTTCAACTTGCAGAATGCTTAAAAAATAAAGATGAAATTGTTGAAAGAAGTTATAGGCGGGCTGAATCGGTATATGATGAATTAAAAATGGTGGATGGATTTTCTAAAATAAGAATAGGAAATGTAAATGTTAAGACGGTAGAGATACAAATGCCAACTCTTAATCCTGAAACCGGCAAAGCAGCTATGTCTCAATATATTGATAATTGTATATCTGAAATTGAGAAAATGAAGGAGAATAGAACGTATGACCCTGCAAAAATTGACGAAGAAATAGCCAGGATGATGTCTCCGGTCCGCCTCTTTGATGCTGTAGTCAATTTAAATGAAATTGTCATAAAAGTATATAAACCCGAATCAAATATTGAATTATCGCGGCATATACCATGGGAGACGGTTATTAACTGGTCGGGCGGAGAAAAACTAGCAGGCTTTTTTGCCATGTTTATATCAATAATTTCTTATCTGCGGTATAAAAAGACAAATTGGCACGGTTCTTCAAAAGTTATATGGATAGACAATCCTTTCGGACAGGCAAATGCAGGACATCTGCTCAACTATATTTTTGAACTTGCAAAGGCTACAAAAACCCAAATGATATGTTTGACGGGACTGCAGGAAGTTAATATCTACGCTCAGTTTGATGTGGTATACAGCTTAGTGCATAGAATGCTCGTGTCAAATACAAGCGTTATCAGGTCAAGTCTGGTAAAATCCGATCAGAGTATTGAAACAGCGTTTTATAAGGTTGAGCACCAACAGATGAGGTTTATTTAG